One candidate division WOR-3 bacterium DNA window includes the following coding sequences:
- a CDS encoding T9SS type A sorting domain-containing protein, translating into MNKLALILSLFFLLTYAQYECDWNLVSSGGTSMSVGNLSAQVSVSQTAVGIIQNAIQVAQIGFWVIDTALVGIKEISSQKLPLKTELFPIRPNPFSKNTLISYSLSEETNVSIIIYNTCGELIRNLSFPRVKPGIYSFTFSGEKLGRGVYFLNFSAGRYKAVRKIILMR; encoded by the coding sequence GTGAATAAGTTAGCCCTTATTTTAAGCCTTTTCTTTCTTCTCACCTATGCCCAATACGAATGCGATTGGAACTTGGTAAGTTCTGGTGGAACAAGTATGAGCGTCGGAAATCTCTCTGCCCAGGTCTCAGTTTCCCAAACCGCAGTTGGTATTATCCAGAATGCTATCCAGGTGGCCCAGATTGGTTTCTGGGTGATTGATACCGCCCTTGTTGGAATTAAGGAAATCTCTTCTCAAAAACTTCCCTTAAAGACGGAACTCTTCCCGATAAGACCAAACCCATTCTCTAAAAATACCCTAATCTCTTATTCCCTATCAGAAGAAACGAATGTCTCAATTATTATTTACAATACCTGTGGAGAACTGATAAGAAATCTCTCCTTTCCCAGGGTGAAACCAGGAATATATTCCTTTACCTTCTCCGGAGAGAAACTGGGAAGGGGAGTCTACTTCTTAAACTTCTCAGCAGGAAGATATAAGGCAGTAAGGAAGATTATCCTTATGAGATAG
- the rpmF gene encoding 50S ribosomal protein L32: protein MPVPKRRHSKTRGRKRRTHWKLDPPNLTSCPHCHEPKLPHHICPHCGWYAGREVMVAKKKEEK from the coding sequence ATGCCAGTACCAAAGAGAAGACATTCAAAGACACGTGGGCGAAAACGCCGAACCCACTGGAAATTAGACCCACCAAACTTAACCAGTTGCCCCCACTGCCATGAACCGAAACTTCCTCATCATATCTGCCCCCATTGTGGTTGGTATGCGGGAAGGGAGGTTATGGTCGCAAAGAAAAAAGAAGAGAAGTGA
- the plsX gene encoding phosphate acyltransferase PlsX, whose amino-acid sequence MNQEGVDKKVKVALDAMGSDLAPEPELAGTLLALEEDKDLEVILVGREEILKRFLQNYPKIKIYPAQERIMMDDSPTEVLRKKPDSSLAKAVYLLKTKAVDAIVSAGNTGALIAYSLTVLGRIPGVLRPAVAILIPQVSGYSLLTDVGAHPDPKPIHLYQFAKMASLVAAYLFHKPNPRVGLLNVGREENKGSELIQNTYQLLKESELNFIGNIEGCDVFKGLADVIVCDGFVGNIILKFGEGLLEILTKGIKDYLSSETKYRMRRWLAKPVLQEFVSRLDYEEQGGGLLLGVNGVVVISHGRSGPKAIKNALHTASLFYREKVIENLRNSFAQEKSLTTEE is encoded by the coding sequence ATGAATCAGGAAGGGGTTGATAAGAAAGTGAAGGTCGCCTTAGATGCGATGGGGAGTGACCTTGCCCCAGAACCAGAATTGGCTGGAACACTTCTCGCCTTAGAGGAAGATAAGGATTTAGAAGTAATTTTGGTGGGAAGAGAAGAGATCTTAAAAAGATTTCTCCAGAATTATCCAAAAATTAAAATCTATCCCGCGCAAGAAAGAATTATGATGGATGATTCCCCAACCGAGGTCCTCCGGAAAAAACCGGATTCCTCTTTAGCCAAAGCAGTTTATCTCTTAAAAACAAAAGCGGTGGATGCCATAGTTAGTGCCGGAAATACTGGTGCTTTAATCGCCTATTCTTTAACCGTCCTCGGTCGGATCCCAGGAGTTCTAAGACCAGCAGTTGCCATATTAATCCCTCAGGTGAGTGGTTATTCCTTATTGACCGATGTTGGTGCCCATCCTGATCCAAAACCAATTCATCTCTACCAATTCGCGAAAATGGCTTCCCTCGTCGCCGCTTATCTCTTCCATAAGCCCAATCCCCGGGTTGGTTTATTAAATGTCGGCCGGGAAGAGAATAAAGGAAGCGAGTTAATCCAAAATACCTACCAACTGTTAAAAGAATCGGAATTAAACTTCATTGGTAATATTGAAGGTTGTGATGTTTTTAAGGGACTGGCGGATGTCATCGTCTGCGACGGGTTTGTTGGCAATATCATCCTCAAATTTGGCGAAGGGCTTTTGGAGATTTTAACCAAGGGGATAAAAGATTATCTCTCTTCGGAGACAAAATACCGGATGCGCCGCTGGCTGGCAAAACCGGTCCTCCAAGAGTTTGTCTCCCGGCTTGATTATGAAGAACAAGGAGGCGGTTTATTATTGGGGGTTAACGGCGTGGTAGTCATCTCCCATGGTCGCTCCGGACCAAAGGCGATTAAAAACGCCCTCCATACCGCTTCCCTATTCTATCGCGAGAAGGTGATTGAAAATTTGAGAAACTCCTTCGCCCAAGAGAAATCTTTAACCACCGAAGAATGA
- a CDS encoding DUF6653 family protein: protein MTIEDRISKVFKFDEEVWFRHTNPLSVYSRFSGIPLLGIAFWSRVWLGWWSVLPITLVLFWLWLNPRIFPKPKSTNNWAGKAVLGERVWMNRKRIPVPNQHQILPNILSLISLLGMIFFIWGLYQLILWPTIFGGFVSFFSKLWFCDRMVWLYEDMKHLPEYNKWLY, encoded by the coding sequence ATGACGATAGAGGATAGGATAAGCAAGGTTTTTAAGTTTGATGAGGAGGTCTGGTTTAGACATACTAACCCTTTAAGTGTCTATTCTCGTTTTTCTGGGATACCACTCTTAGGAATAGCATTTTGGAGTCGGGTCTGGCTCGGGTGGTGGTCAGTTCTTCCAATCACTTTGGTCCTTTTCTGGTTGTGGCTCAATCCGAGAATTTTTCCAAAACCAAAAAGTACTAATAACTGGGCAGGAAAGGCGGTCTTGGGCGAAAGGGTTTGGATGAATCGGAAGAGAATACCGGTGCCAAATCAGCACCAGATTTTACCGAATATCCTCTCTTTAATTTCCCTATTGGGGATGATATTTTTTATTTGGGGTTTATACCAACTGATATTATGGCCAACAATTTTTGGAGGTTTTGTTTCTTTTTTTAGCAAGTTATGGTTTTGCGACCGAATGGTCTGGTTGTATGAAGATATGAAGCATTTGCCGGAATATAATAAATGGCTATATTAG
- a CDS encoding M14 family zinc carboxypeptidase, with protein MNKRAITLLYLFLIFSLLFGLNETKRMEVRVYFRTADELFDKLGEFFSELDIATGGETENGESYIVIITTEEQLQRIKEKGLRVEITYPDIKEKFRLITGVDLDKPELLRDFGYFFTYWEMQDTLNKMKTNFPAICSLMNIGNSYQGRPLWTLKISDNPRIDEPEPAVYINGAIHAREPVATHCCIDFASYLLMNYGQDSLITWLVNNREIFITPVQNPDGYVYNSDSGGPTANWRKNRRRVGGGDSVGIDLNRNFGYRWGYDNTGSSPNPSSETYRGPSRFSEIETQVIRDFMLPQKIRTQMDYHTYGRYNMFPWGYRAVWPPDTAVLREGVDTFRMYNGYPASRTGQLSRVLYTANGVSVDWEYADTAGKFRTYAFTIEMCSLDFWQGWNDSAYIHNECRRNRPNNLYLTRIAGVFFEPRQVFINDSLNGNRTLQLDPGETASVWFRVRNRAIHPLDSAYAVSGKLKSLDPMVIVLDSIKSFPRCRRRDSTDNRTNQFRFYCLPQAEPGRNIPLRLELTYLNDGQTMTQAVNFSITIGSNPIVLHDVGVIAISSPTGVLDSGIIITPACTVYNFGGTTENYTVRMKIGTFYDQTATVSNHQPLTKIYLTFPVWNANQLGTHLVSCSTRLSNDMVLSNDRQTGSVEVRRIGIKDVGCTKILMPTGIIDSGTVITPACSVYNYGNTVETYTVRMKIGIDYNYTATVINHTPLTYRYLTFPNWFASPRGKIAVTCTTELSGDNQPGNDKKIDSVFVQVLDVSPIEILAPIDTIDLGSVITPQIKVKNFGNTPVSFNTFLLIGDYAAEMVVSELLPDEERIISFSDWTAEPAGEISVKCTTQLFGDQRQENDKIIGSVYVRVLDVGVIEILAPSDTVDSGMAMTPKAKIKNFGSEPASFGVIFQISDYYSMREISSLSPDLETIIDFDLWLPEKVGDFLAQCSTMLNGDVQPENDCQRKIVNVRPKIPTTAWVKVSDLPLAPSNKRIKSGGLIVSGGNKIYIVKGNNTKDFYSFIPENAITQLDSVPIAGKKGVKKGTGMVYDGTKYLYFASGTNTLQFWRYDTETNAWESLPPIPAGGGKALKGGTGMAYVNGFVYLLKGSKTNEFYAFDCTNNTWIETLPKAPEGTYIGKGYSDGSCLIAYDDNTLYALRGKYNEFYKYDISANTWEKDSGMPFTHPMWNKKKKVGEGAAMTLKSGKIYAFKGNNTKEFWSFDPTTKWAGLETIPKMPDKKYVKGGGGLCTWTDGTIYALKGNNTLSIWKYTGEDLTLALPSSNIGTQELSRKTFIQINSNPTKGLTKVYYNLPKKEVAILKVYNTLGNLVYSAKSDKGEFTIKKLPAGIYLLRFESASGGYKEDRKLIVVK; from the coding sequence ATGAATAAGAGAGCAATTACTCTTTTATATCTCTTTCTTATTTTTAGTCTTCTCTTTGGGTTAAACGAGACAAAGAGAATGGAAGTGAGAGTTTACTTCAGAACCGCCGATGAATTATTTGATAAATTAGGTGAATTTTTTTCGGAATTGGATATAGCAACCGGTGGCGAAACAGAAAATGGGGAATCTTATATTGTGATAATTACGACTGAAGAGCAACTCCAAAGGATTAAAGAGAAAGGTTTAAGAGTTGAAATAACATACCCAGACATAAAGGAGAAGTTTCGGTTAATCACCGGTGTTGACCTGGATAAACCAGAACTTTTAAGAGACTTTGGCTATTTCTTTACCTATTGGGAGATGCAGGATACCCTTAATAAAATGAAGACCAATTTCCCGGCAATCTGTTCTCTTATGAATATCGGGAATTCCTATCAAGGAAGGCCACTCTGGACTTTAAAGATTTCTGATAACCCGAGGATTGATGAACCGGAGCCAGCGGTTTATATTAACGGAGCAATCCATGCCCGAGAACCAGTGGCAACCCATTGTTGTATTGACTTTGCCAGTTATCTTTTAATGAATTATGGGCAAGATAGTTTAATCACCTGGTTAGTTAATAACCGGGAGATTTTCATTACCCCAGTGCAAAATCCGGATGGTTATGTCTATAATTCCGATTCTGGTGGTCCAACCGCTAATTGGCGTAAGAATAGAAGAAGAGTTGGGGGTGGTGATTCAGTAGGGATAGACTTGAATCGGAATTTTGGTTATCGGTGGGGCTATGACAATACTGGCTCAAGTCCTAATCCATCTTCTGAGACCTATCGCGGTCCTTCCCGATTTTCCGAGATTGAGACTCAGGTCATCAGGGATTTTATGCTTCCCCAGAAGATTCGGACACAAATGGATTACCATACCTATGGCAGATATAATATGTTTCCTTGGGGATATAGGGCGGTTTGGCCACCGGATACTGCGGTTTTAAGGGAAGGCGTTGATACCTTCCGGATGTATAACGGGTATCCAGCAAGCCGAACTGGACAACTCTCTCGTGTTTTATATACCGCCAATGGTGTCTCAGTTGATTGGGAATACGCCGATACTGCGGGTAAATTCCGAACCTATGCCTTTACGATTGAAATGTGTTCCTTGGATTTCTGGCAGGGTTGGAATGATTCGGCTTATATTCATAATGAGTGTCGCCGGAATCGTCCTAATAATTTATATCTAACACGCATTGCCGGTGTCTTCTTTGAGCCCAGGCAAGTTTTTATTAACGATTCCCTAAATGGCAACCGAACTTTACAATTGGACCCCGGAGAAACCGCTTCAGTCTGGTTCCGAGTAAGGAATCGGGCAATCCATCCCTTGGATTCTGCCTATGCCGTTAGCGGTAAATTGAAATCCCTTGACCCAATGGTTATCGTTCTTGATAGTATTAAGTCTTTCCCCAGATGCCGAAGGAGAGATTCTACGGATAACCGAACCAATCAATTCCGTTTCTATTGCTTACCCCAAGCCGAGCCCGGGAGAAATATCCCTTTAAGGTTAGAACTAACTTATTTAAACGATGGCCAGACGATGACCCAGGCGGTAAACTTTTCTATCACCATCGGCTCCAATCCCATTGTTTTACACGATGTTGGGGTAATTGCCATTTCTTCACCAACGGGTGTTTTGGACTCAGGAATTATTATCACCCCCGCTTGCACTGTTTATAATTTCGGTGGCACAACAGAAAATTACACGGTGCGAATGAAGATTGGCACATTTTATGACCAAACGGCTACGGTTTCTAATCATCAGCCATTAACTAAGATTTATCTAACCTTTCCGGTTTGGAATGCCAACCAACTGGGTACCCATTTGGTAAGTTGTTCCACCCGACTTTCTAATGATATGGTGCTAAGTAATGACCGGCAGACCGGGTCAGTTGAGGTGAGAAGGATCGGGATAAAGGATGTTGGCTGCACAAAGATTTTAATGCCCACTGGGATAATTGACTCCGGAACGGTTATCACACCGGCTTGTTCGGTTTATAATTATGGCAATACCGTAGAAACTTATACGGTGCGGATGAAGATTGGCATAGATTATAACTACACGGCGACGGTTATTAATCACACCCCTCTTACCTATCGGTATTTAACCTTTCCCAACTGGTTTGCGAGTCCGCGGGGAAAGATTGCGGTCACCTGCACAACCGAACTATCCGGTGACAATCAACCCGGAAACGATAAAAAAATTGATTCGGTATTTGTCCAAGTTTTAGATGTTTCCCCAATTGAGATTTTAGCCCCAATTGATACCATTGACCTCGGCTCGGTCATTACCCCGCAGATCAAGGTGAAAAATTTTGGCAACACTCCTGTATCTTTTAACACCTTCCTTTTGATTGGCGATTATGCCGCAGAAATGGTCGTTTCGGAACTTTTGCCCGATGAAGAGAGAATTATCTCTTTCTCCGATTGGACCGCCGAACCAGCAGGCGAAATTTCGGTCAAATGCACGACCCAACTTTTTGGTGACCAGAGGCAGGAAAATGATAAAATTATCGGTTCGGTATATGTTCGGGTTTTAGATGTTGGGGTGATAGAAATTCTTGCCCCTTCTGATACTGTGGATTCCGGAATGGCAATGACGCCAAAAGCCAAGATAAAGAACTTTGGTTCCGAACCTGCTTCTTTTGGCGTCATTTTCCAAATTAGCGATTATTACAGTATGAGAGAGATTTCTTCGCTATCTCCGGATTTGGAAACAATCATTGATTTTGACCTCTGGCTACCGGAGAAGGTTGGTGATTTCCTTGCCCAATGTTCAACGATGCTTAATGGCGATGTCCAACCGGAGAATGATTGTCAAAGGAAAATCGTTAATGTCCGTCCGAAAATTCCCACCACTGCTTGGGTAAAAGTTTCTGACTTACCCCTTGCGCCGTCAAACAAAAGAATTAAATCCGGTGGTCTGATTGTTTCCGGTGGGAATAAGATCTACATTGTGAAGGGAAATAATACGAAAGATTTCTACTCCTTTATTCCAGAGAATGCCATAACGCAACTGGATTCGGTGCCAATTGCGGGTAAGAAAGGAGTGAAGAAAGGAACCGGTATGGTCTATGACGGCACAAAATACCTCTACTTTGCTTCTGGCACAAATACCCTACAGTTCTGGCGCTATGATACCGAAACTAACGCTTGGGAATCATTACCACCAATTCCAGCGGGTGGTGGCAAGGCTCTGAAAGGTGGCACGGGAATGGCTTATGTTAATGGTTTTGTCTATCTCTTAAAGGGTTCAAAGACCAATGAGTTTTATGCCTTTGACTGCACCAATAACACTTGGATTGAGACTCTACCAAAAGCACCAGAAGGCACTTATATCGGTAAAGGTTATAGCGATGGCTCTTGTTTAATCGCCTATGATGATAATACCCTCTATGCTTTAAGGGGTAAGTATAATGAGTTCTACAAGTATGACATCTCGGCTAATACCTGGGAAAAGGATTCCGGAATGCCTTTCACTCATCCAATGTGGAATAAGAAGAAGAAAGTTGGCGAAGGTGCGGCAATGACCTTAAAGAGCGGTAAGATTTATGCCTTCAAGGGAAATAATACCAAAGAGTTCTGGTCATTTGACCCAACGACCAAATGGGCAGGCTTAGAGACAATCCCCAAGATGCCAGATAAGAAATATGTGAAGGGTGGTGGTGGACTCTGCACTTGGACCGATGGCACAATCTATGCCTTAAAGGGAAATAATACCCTTTCTATCTGGAAGTATACCGGTGAAGATTTAACTTTAGCCCTTCCTTCATCGAATATTGGGACCCAGGAATTAAGTCGTAAGACTTTTATCCAGATTAACTCCAATCCGACCAAAGGCTTAACCAAGGTTTACTACAACCTGCCGAAGAAAGAAGTTGCGATTCTCAAAGTCTATAACACCTTAGGCAACTTGGTTTACTCTGCAAAGAGCGATAAGGGTGAGTTTACGATAAAGAAACTACCGGCCGGAATCTATCTCTTACGGTTTGAATCCGCCTCAGGCGGATACAAAGAAGATAGAAAGTTAATCGTTGTGAAGTAG
- a CDS encoding M14 family zinc carboxypeptidase, with the protein MKKYIFTLLVSFLFLLGKESLILVPIASRSDLEIFYELDIPIQDVKEGKVFAFADEDKILNLKARGYEVKILIEDYQKELEKILPYYHTYAEVCSIMHSLVQTYPNIARMETLGFSYNGNRIFGVKVSDNPNTDEGEIGMRLIGAHHGNEKISTEVTLAFLRYLLENYATNPQVQYLVNNRQIFIIPILNADGHIANSRYNGNGVDLNRDYGYMWGSAGGSPAPFSQPETKLIRKHTEKNPLSFEYEYHSTASYVNYPWDFHPQDPPDSALIIYISRRYADSTYGSSTTRLTPINGYDWYEVRGSCQDMAFGEFGIFATTIETQQPSAQARIDSICLVNRRALLDILTIGEWGVQGRILDTFSQTPLPALIKIKGPIRWPVYSYLPTGFYHKFIEGGNCTLEVYSPGYEVKKIGVSIPNRTPVNLDIYLKPSSFAEGYGFRVGWVRRTTNDESQITITPHCLGKPDSLFFSLSYSGEIVIELPKGFPVRNLEGNDIKVWEGNDGIPERYNIYCALDLFGTYYSLGQGIGTQEFDLAQAGIDSAYYIKIVDINSGSQSEPYAGFDLDGITYRLPTIGLKNLTNSDHRKKEIFSPTFWSKEIAKSNSLWQIYHSNGTRLNPWTNKIPSGVYFLKDAQGKVRKVIKP; encoded by the coding sequence ATGAAAAAATATATCTTTACTCTTTTAGTTTCTTTCCTTTTCCTTTTAGGAAAGGAAAGTTTAATCCTTGTACCAATCGCTTCCCGCTCGGACTTAGAAATCTTCTATGAATTGGACATTCCCATCCAGGATGTGAAAGAAGGAAAGGTCTTCGCCTTTGCCGATGAGGATAAGATTCTCAATTTAAAGGCGCGGGGCTATGAGGTTAAGATTTTAATTGAAGATTACCAAAAAGAATTAGAAAAAATCTTGCCCTATTACCACACCTATGCTGAGGTTTGTAGTATTATGCACTCTTTAGTCCAAACCTATCCCAATATCGCCCGAATGGAAACCTTGGGCTTTTCTTACAATGGCAACCGAATTTTCGGCGTGAAGGTGAGTGATAATCCCAACACGGATGAAGGGGAGATTGGCATGAGATTGATTGGCGCCCATCACGGCAATGAGAAAATTTCTACTGAAGTGACCCTTGCCTTCCTCCGTTATTTATTGGAAAATTATGCAACCAACCCTCAGGTCCAGTATTTAGTAAATAACCGCCAGATTTTTATCATCCCGATTCTTAATGCCGACGGTCATATCGCCAATAGCCGTTATAACGGCAATGGGGTTGACCTAAACCGGGATTACGGTTATATGTGGGGAAGTGCTGGTGGTTCTCCTGCTCCCTTTTCCCAGCCGGAGACAAAATTAATTCGAAAGCATACTGAGAAAAATCCTCTCTCCTTTGAATACGAATACCATTCTACCGCCTCTTATGTGAACTATCCTTGGGACTTTCATCCCCAGGACCCACCCGATTCTGCCCTAATCATTTATATATCCCGGCGTTATGCGGATTCAACTTATGGCTCCTCAACTACCCGTTTAACCCCAATCAATGGTTATGATTGGTATGAAGTAAGGGGAAGTTGTCAGGATATGGCTTTTGGTGAATTTGGGATATTTGCCACAACTATCGAGACCCAACAACCATCCGCCCAAGCGAGAATTGACTCTATCTGTCTAGTAAACCGGCGAGCACTTTTAGATATCCTAACCATTGGGGAATGGGGAGTTCAAGGTAGAATTTTAGATACCTTCTCTCAGACTCCCCTGCCGGCCTTGATTAAAATCAAAGGACCAATAAGATGGCCTGTCTATTCTTATCTGCCAACTGGATTTTATCATAAATTTATAGAGGGTGGAAATTGTACCCTGGAGGTCTATTCCCCGGGCTATGAGGTAAAAAAGATAGGAGTTTCTATTCCTAACCGAACACCAGTAAATTTAGATATTTACCTAAAACCTTCTTCCTTTGCCGAAGGTTACGGCTTCCGAGTTGGCTGGGTGAGAAGAACAACGAATGATGAATCACAAATCACCATCACCCCTCATTGCTTAGGAAAACCCGACAGTTTATTCTTCTCTTTATCTTATAGTGGCGAAATTGTCATTGAATTGCCAAAAGGTTTCCCGGTAAGAAATTTGGAGGGGAATGACATTAAGGTTTGGGAAGGAAATGATGGGATACCTGAGAGGTATAATATCTATTGTGCCCTTGATCTCTTTGGCACTTATTACTCCTTGGGTCAAGGAATTGGCACCCAGGAATTTGACTTAGCCCAGGCTGGAATTGATAGCGCCTATTACATAAAGATTGTGGATATTAACTCTGGCTCCCAATCCGAACCTTATGCCGGATTTGATTTAGACGGAATTACTTATCGCCTCCCAACCATCGGCTTGAAAAACCTAACAAATTCTGACCACCGGAAAAAAGAAATTTTTTCCCCTACCTTCTGGTCAAAAGAAATTGCTAAAAGTAATTCCCTATGGCAAATTTACCACAGCAACGGAACAAGACTTAATCCCTGGACCAATAAAATTCCATCGGGTGTCTATTTCTTAAAAGATGCCCAAGGAAAGGTAAGAAAGGTGATTAAACCCTAA
- a CDS encoding decaprenyl-phosphate phosphoribosyltransferase, with product MIKDLIKSLRPLQWSKNAFVFAGLFFSQNLFHLSYLLRSLAAFFLFSFISGATYIINDIKDREEDKVHPKKRFRPIASGRLKVSFAFPFALILIILSLILGYLLNQNFFWVLFSYLLLTLAYSFFLKDIVILDLLVIAFGFVLRALAGTVVISVNLSVWLFICTILLALFLGITKRKAEITLLGDSAINHRSVLSHYSHNFLDQMTSVVTAATVVSYAIYTVAPETVAKFGTDKLIFTIPFVLYGIFRYLYLIYHAEFLENPEWALVKDPPLTIAILLWALSVVLIIYLKWS from the coding sequence ATGATTAAGGATCTGATTAAAAGTTTAAGACCTCTCCAATGGTCAAAGAATGCCTTTGTCTTTGCCGGGTTATTCTTTTCCCAAAACCTCTTCCATCTTTCCTATCTTCTTAGATCCCTAGCCGCCTTCTTCCTCTTCTCATTCATCTCCGGTGCCACCTACATCATCAACGATATAAAAGATCGGGAAGAAGATAAAGTTCATCCCAAAAAACGTTTTCGGCCAATTGCTTCTGGCCGGTTAAAGGTATCCTTTGCTTTTCCCTTTGCCCTCATCCTTATTATCCTCTCTTTAATTCTTGGCTATCTCTTAAACCAAAACTTCTTTTGGGTCTTATTTTCTTATCTTCTTCTCACCCTCGCCTACTCTTTCTTCTTAAAGGACATTGTCATCTTAGACCTATTGGTAATTGCCTTTGGCTTTGTCCTCCGGGCTCTGGCCGGAACCGTCGTAATCAGTGTCAATCTTTCGGTTTGGCTCTTTATCTGCACAATCCTCCTTGCCTTATTTTTAGGGATAACCAAAAGGAAGGCGGAAATCACCCTTCTGGGTGATTCGGCAATTAACCACCGGAGTGTTCTTTCCCATTATTCTCACAACTTTTTAGACCAGATGACTTCGGTAGTGACCGCAGCCACGGTCGTTTCTTATGCCATCTATACAGTGGCGCCGGAGACAGTAGCCAAGTTCGGAACTGACAAACTGATCTTCACCATCCCCTTCGTCCTCTACGGCATTTTTCGCTACCTCTATCTAATCTACCATGCGGAATTCTTGGAAAATCCAGAATGGGCGTTAGTTAAAGACCCTCCGTTAACCATCGCTATCCTTTTATGGGCTTTATCTGTCGTTTTAATTATTTACTTAAAATGGAGTTAA